In Mycobacteriales bacterium, the genomic stretch GGTGCAGCGTCAGGATCCGGTGCGGCGTCAGGATCCGGGGTCGCAGCGGGGGGCGGTACGCCGCGAACCGGTGCCGCGCCGGGATCCCGCGCCGGCGTATTCGCCGGTCGGCGGTCCGTCACTCCATCGGCCGGGTGCCGATACGGCCGTCGTCGCGGCAGGGCGGCCGCGGGGGAGCCGGCTGGCGTGGGTGTGGGCGGGCGTGGGGGTCGGGACGGCGTTGGCGGCGGCGGTGGATCGGGTGGTCGGAGGGTGGGACGGCCGGCCGGCGGTGTATCTGCTGGTGTTGTTCGCGTTGCCGTTCTGGGACGGGTTGCCGGCCCGGGTGTCGGGCCGGGTCGCGGTGCTGGCGGCGATGGTGCTCGGCGTCGCCGCGCTCTGGCTCGCGCTCGCCGCCGCCGGTACGGAGAGCTGGTGGCGCGGCGAGATCGCGTACGGGCTGGCCTGCGCGATCGTGGGGACGGTCCACGCGCTGACGACCGGACGCCGTACCGTAGAGGCGTGAAGTCCGCCGCCGCCTACACCGCCGGCCGGGTGCTCGTGTTCGCCGTGCTGGTGGGCCTGGGCTGGCTGGCCGGTCTGCGCGGCTTCCTGGTCGTGTTCGTCGCCCTCCTGCTGAGCATCCCGGTGTCGTACTTCTTCCTGGCCCGGCAGCGCAACGCGATGGCCGCCGACGTGGAGCGCAAGGTGACCGACCGGCGGGCCCGCCGGGAGGACCTGCGATCCCAGCTGCGCGGGGACGACGAACCCCACAGCTGACCGAGGGTTTCCGATTACTCCTCCGGGTAGTTAAGCGTCACGGACTGACGCGGACCCGGAAGGACCACCATGACCAACCCAGCCCCGATGGGCGGGGACGAGCGACCTCGGCTCGACGTCGACCCGCCGACAGTTGATCTGACGCTGCCGGCCGACCCGGTGGCGCCTCCGCTGGAGCCGACCCCGGCCTACGACTCACTTACCGAGGAGACGGCCCAGGAGCCGGTCTGGGAGCCGACCCAGGAGACGGCCCAGGAGCCGGTCTGGGAGCCGACGCAGGAGACGGCCCGAGGGTCGGCCTGGGAGCCGGCCCAGGAGCCGGCCTGGGAGCCGACCCGGGAGACCGTGCTCGCCCCCGAGGCCGACTACGCGCTGGCCCCGGACCCGGGTGGGTCGGGTCCGCTGGCGCAGGTGAAGGCATTCGCGGCGGACAAGCCGGCCGTCTTCCTCGGCATCGCGCTGGCCACCGGCTGGCTGGTCGGCAAGCTCCTGTCCTCCGATGACGACGACTGACCCCGAGAGCTGAGGTGACGGACGTGGCAATGCAGGCTGGAGAGCCGGCGGCGAAGGCGAGGGCGGCGAGCGCGTCCCCCGGCCAGCTCGCCTCCGAGGTCGCGAAGGACATGTCGACGCTGGTGCGGCAGGAGGTCGCGCTGGCCAAGGCGGAACTGGAGCAGGAGGCCAAGACGGCCGGTACGGCGGTGGGCGCCTTCGGCGGCGCCGGCTTCGCCGGCTACTTCGTGCTGGTGTTCCTCTCGCTGGCCGGGATGTGGGCGCTCGGGTCGCAGCTGGCGCTGGGCTGGGCCGCGCTGATCGTGGCCGGCGTGTGGGCGGTGATCGCCGCGGTGTTCGCGGTGGTCGGCCGCAGCAAGCTCAAGGCGTTCAGCCCGAAGCCGGAGCGCACGATCGAGACGGTGAAGGAGGACGTCCAGTGGGCGAAGACCCGGAACAGCTAGAGCGCGACATCGAGGCGACCCGGGCCAAGCTCGGGTCGGACATCGACGCCCTCGAGGAGAAGATCAACCCGAAGAAGGTCGCCCACCGCACGGTGGAGAACGCCAAGGAGAAGGCGGCCGAGGTCAAGGACAAGGTCCTCGACGCGGCCGGGCAGGCCAAGGACAAGGTCACGGCCAAGGCCGGCGAGGCCAAGCACAAGGCGACCTCGGACGACGGACCCGGCGCCGGCGGTCCGGGCCTGGGCGAGAAGGTCGCCGGCCTGGCCGGCACGGTGAAGGAGAAGACCGCGCCGCTGGTCGACACGGCCAGGGAGAAGGCCGCTCCGCTGGTGGCGAAGGCGACCCCGATGGCCGAGTCGGTCAAGGAGAAGGCCGCCGTACGGTCCGGGCTCGACCCGCAGACCGCCGACACCAAGCAGGTCGCCACGGCGGTCGCCGGCGGCGCCTGGGCCACGCTGCAGGCGCAGGTCCGGCGCAACCCGATCGCGGTCGGTGCGGGCGCGTTCGTGATCGGCGTGCTGCTCGGCCGCTAGGCAGCAGGTGGGAGAACGCCCGGAATCCCGGGCGTTCTCTCATGTCAGGCCGAGCCCGGCGCCCAGCCCGTCCAGCACGTAGCCGAGCCGGCGCTCGAAGACCACGTCCGGATCCGGGTAGTCCTCGGCGTCCCGCACGATCCGCTCCAGGTACGGGTGGTCGCCGGTCGCGATCAGCGCGCCCAGGTACGGCGCCATCCGGGCCCGCCACTCGTCCTCGCTGAACCCGGTGGAGCGCTGCGCCATCCGCTCGGACAGCTCCGACTGCACGAACCCGACCACGAACGACCGTACGGTCTGGTCCATGTCCAGGACCTGGTCGATGGACAGGCCCGGCTGGTCCAGCCGTGCCAGCGAGCCCTCCAGCCAGGCCACCATGTTCGGGCCCATCGCGGGGCGCGAGGCCGGGCCGGTCATCGCCATCCACGGGTGCCGCAGCGCCAGCGCGCGGGTCTGCCGGGCCTGCTGGGTGAGCAGCCCGCGCCAGCCCGGCACCGCCCCGTCCAGCGTGATCTCGCCGAGCACCTGGTCGACCATGAGGTCGACGAGCTCCTCCCGGGTCGCCACGTACCGGTAGAGGGACATCGTCCCGACCCCCAGCGACGCCGCGACCGCGCGCATGGTGACCGCGTCCAGTCCGCTGGCGTCCGCGAGCCGGACCGCCGCCTGCGCGACCGCGTCGTGGCTGAGCACGCGACCGCGCCCGCCGTCCCGGACGCGGGTCCAGAGCAGCTCCTCCATGGCACCTCCTTGCGTACACCGTACGCCAGTCGTACGTTGTACGCATGACACGTACGATGTACTCAGCAGCG encodes the following:
- a CDS encoding DUF3618 domain-containing protein — protein: MGEDPEQLERDIEATRAKLGSDIDALEEKINPKKVAHRTVENAKEKAAEVKDKVLDAAGQAKDKVTAKAGEAKHKATSDDGPGAGGPGLGEKVAGLAGTVKEKTAPLVDTAREKAAPLVAKATPMAESVKEKAAVRSGLDPQTADTKQVATAVAGGAWATLQAQVRRNPIAVGAGAFVIGVLLGR
- a CDS encoding DUF4229 domain-containing protein, which produces MKSAAAYTAGRVLVFAVLVGLGWLAGLRGFLVVFVALLLSIPVSYFFLARQRNAMAADVERKVTDRRARREDLRSQLRGDDEPHS
- a CDS encoding TetR/AcrR family transcriptional regulator, producing the protein MEELLWTRVRDGGRGRVLSHDAVAQAAVRLADASGLDAVTMRAVAASLGVGTMSLYRYVATREELVDLMVDQVLGEITLDGAVPGWRGLLTQQARQTRALALRHPWMAMTGPASRPAMGPNMVAWLEGSLARLDQPGLSIDQVLDMDQTVRSFVVGFVQSELSERMAQRSTGFSEDEWRARMAPYLGALIATGDHPYLERIVRDAEDYPDPDVVFERRLGYVLDGLGAGLGLT
- a CDS encoding phage holin family protein: MQAGEPAAKARAASASPGQLASEVAKDMSTLVRQEVALAKAELEQEAKTAGTAVGAFGGAGFAGYFVLVFLSLAGMWALGSQLALGWAALIVAGVWAVIAAVFAVVGRSKLKAFSPKPERTIETVKEDVQWAKTRNS